One Candidatus Sulfurimonas baltica DNA segment encodes these proteins:
- the eno gene encoding phosphopyruvate hydratase, which translates to MFIDSVSAIEVMDSRGNPTVKATVTLSDGTVESAIVPSGASTGKREALELRDGGDRYMGKGVLKAVENVNSQISDVLIGLSPFNQAVVDAEMKLLDGTENYGNLGANAVLGVSMAVARAAAKSLGIPLYRYLGGANAMVLPTPMLNIINGGSHADNSVDFQEYMIVPMGFEDFTEGLRASAEVYHNLKAILKAKKHNTALGDEGGFAPDLGSNEEPIQIIMEAIEKAGYKAGEHMGIAMDVAASELVVDGGYRLESENRTVTSAELVDYYADLCSKYPIVSIEDGLSEDDWDGFKLMTEKLGDKIQIVGDDLFVTNVNILNEGIKKGIANSILIKPNQIGSVSETMLTVRLAQRNGYTCVMSHRSGESEDAFIADFAVALNCGQIKTGSTARGERTAKYNRLLEIENEIVYGEYLGSAIFN; encoded by the coding sequence ATGTTTATAGATAGCGTAAGTGCAATTGAAGTAATGGATTCTCGTGGAAATCCAACAGTTAAAGCAACGGTAACATTAAGTGATGGCACAGTTGAGAGTGCAATCGTACCTTCAGGTGCAAGTACTGGCAAACGTGAAGCTTTAGAGCTTCGCGATGGCGGCGACAGATATATGGGCAAAGGCGTTCTCAAAGCAGTTGAGAATGTAAATAGCCAGATATCTGATGTGCTAATAGGTCTTTCACCATTTAATCAGGCTGTAGTTGATGCTGAGATGAAGCTGCTTGACGGAACTGAGAACTATGGCAATTTAGGCGCTAATGCAGTTCTAGGAGTTTCTATGGCTGTTGCACGTGCTGCTGCTAAAAGTTTGGGTATTCCACTATATCGTTATCTTGGTGGTGCAAACGCTATGGTTTTGCCAACGCCTATGTTAAATATTATCAATGGTGGTTCTCACGCTGACAACTCAGTTGATTTTCAAGAGTATATGATTGTGCCTATGGGTTTTGAAGATTTTACTGAAGGCTTAAGAGCATCTGCTGAAGTATATCACAATTTAAAAGCTATTTTAAAAGCTAAAAAACACAATACTGCGCTTGGCGATGAAGGTGGGTTTGCACCAGACTTAGGATCAAACGAAGAGCCAATACAAATTATTATGGAAGCTATTGAGAAAGCTGGATATAAAGCTGGAGAGCATATGGGAATAGCTATGGATGTTGCAGCATCTGAGCTAGTTGTTGATGGTGGCTATAGATTGGAGTCTGAAAACCGTACAGTAACTTCAGCAGAATTAGTTGATTATTATGCTGACTTATGTTCTAAATACCCAATTGTGTCTATTGAAGATGGACTAAGCGAAGATGACTGGGATGGATTTAAACTAATGACTGAAAAGCTTGGTGATAAAATTCAGATTGTTGGAGATGACCTTTTTGTTACTAATGTAAATATTTTAAATGAGGGGATCAAAAAAGGTATTGCAAACTCAATATTAATCAAGCCAAATCAGATTGGTTCAGTTTCTGAAACAATGTTAACAGTTCGTCTTGCTCAAAGAAATGGTTATACATGTGTTATGAGCCACCGCTCTGGTGAGAGCGAAGATGCTTTTATTGCAGATTTCGCTGTAGCTCTTAATTGTGGTCAGATAAAAACAGGTTCTACAGCAAGAGGTGAGAGAACTGCTAAGTATAACCGCCTTTTAGAAATAGAAAATGAAATAGTGTATGGTGAATACTTAGGCTCAGCAATTTTTAATTAA
- the recA gene encoding recombinase RecA codes for MDANKQKSLDLAMKQIDKAFGKGALMRLGDKEIMPIEAISTGSLGLDLALGIGGVPQGRVVEIYGPESSGKTTLALQITAECQKAGGVCAFIDAEHALDVGYAKNLGVDVDNLLVSQPDYGEQALDIVETIARSGAIDLIVIDSVAALTPKSEIEGEMSDQNVGVQARLMSKALRKLTGILHKMNCTVIFINQIRMKIGMMGYGSPETTTGGNALKFYASVRIDVRRIASLKQGESQIGNRVKAKVIKNKVAPPFRQAEFDIMFGEGISKEGELVDYGVKLDIIDKSGAWFSYEETKLGQGRENVKAKFKDEPELAREIEEKIKVAMGVSNLMTMDTTEIEEADQ; via the coding sequence ATGGACGCAAACAAACAAAAATCATTAGACTTAGCAATGAAGCAAATAGATAAAGCATTTGGTAAAGGTGCTTTAATGAGATTGGGTGATAAAGAGATTATGCCTATTGAAGCTATTAGTACTGGTTCTCTTGGTCTCGACTTGGCGTTGGGTATTGGCGGTGTCCCTCAAGGGCGTGTTGTTGAGATTTATGGACCTGAAAGTTCTGGTAAAACAACTTTAGCGCTTCAAATAACAGCTGAGTGTCAAAAAGCTGGTGGCGTTTGTGCATTTATTGATGCAGAACATGCTTTAGATGTTGGCTATGCTAAAAACTTAGGTGTTGATGTAGACAACCTGCTTGTCTCTCAGCCTGATTACGGTGAACAAGCATTGGATATTGTAGAAACTATTGCTCGCAGTGGGGCGATTGACTTGATTGTTATCGACTCTGTTGCGGCTTTAACGCCAAAGTCTGAGATAGAAGGTGAAATGTCAGATCAAAATGTTGGTGTTCAAGCAAGGCTGATGTCAAAAGCGCTTCGAAAATTGACTGGTATACTGCATAAAATGAATTGTACAGTTATATTTATTAATCAAATTCGTATGAAAATTGGAATGATGGGTTATGGTTCTCCAGAGACTACAACAGGTGGTAATGCACTGAAATTTTACGCTTCTGTAAGAATAGATGTTAGAAGAATAGCATCATTAAAGCAGGGGGAGAGTCAAATTGGTAACCGTGTTAAAGCAAAAGTAATTAAAAACAAAGTGGCACCACCATTTCGTCAGGCTGAATTTGATATAATGTTCGGCGAAGGTATCTCTAAAGAGGGCGAGCTCGTTGACTATGGTGTTAAATTGGACATTATAGATAAATCTGGTGCTTGGTTCTCTTATGAAGAGACAAAACTTGGTCAAGGGCGTGAAAATGTTAAAGCCAAGTTTAAAGATGAGCCGGAATTAGCTCGTGAAATAGAAGAAAAAATAAAAGTAGCAATGGGTGTTAGTAATCTAATGACTATGGATACAACAGAGATAGAAGAAGCAGATCAATAA
- a CDS encoding menaquinone biosynthesis family protein, with translation MKKTLIAHSPDADDIFMYYAIKFGWVDMKDTKFDNIAEDIQTLNEKALRGEYEIVAISFALYPHIKEDYAPLRTAVSFGEGYGPKLIKKKGVKLKRNFKVALSGEHTTNAMLFRIAYPDARVTYMNFLEIEQAVLDGKVDAGVLIHESILTYDDKLEVEKEMWDIWQELAGKELPLPLGGMAISRSIPLNKAIEYEATLTKAVQVAREHKSKLSEMLIERDLVRIDAPTLDRYLELYANDDSITLSELQYKAINKLFEIGYKNGFYDSLIKVEDFMIPSEYKEIRNS, from the coding sequence TTGAAAAAAACACTAATTGCTCACTCTCCAGACGCCGATGATATATTTATGTACTACGCCATAAAATTTGGCTGGGTAGACATGAAAGATACTAAATTTGACAACATCGCTGAGGATATTCAAACTCTAAACGAGAAAGCTCTAAGAGGTGAATATGAGATTGTTGCAATTAGTTTCGCACTTTACCCTCACATAAAAGAAGATTATGCACCACTTCGTACCGCTGTTAGTTTTGGAGAAGGATACGGACCTAAACTCATTAAGAAAAAAGGGGTTAAGCTAAAAAGAAATTTCAAAGTTGCTCTTAGTGGAGAACACACTACAAATGCAATGCTTTTTCGCATAGCTTACCCTGATGCTAGAGTTACTTACATGAACTTTCTAGAGATAGAACAAGCGGTACTTGATGGCAAAGTTGATGCTGGTGTTTTGATACATGAGAGTATTTTAACTTATGATGACAAATTAGAAGTTGAAAAAGAGATGTGGGACATATGGCAGGAACTAGCCGGGAAAGAGCTTCCTCTGCCCCTTGGCGGAATGGCAATCAGTCGATCAATTCCGCTAAATAAAGCCATAGAGTATGAAGCCACTTTAACAAAAGCGGTTCAGGTGGCACGTGAACACAAAAGCAAACTCTCAGAGATGTTAATTGAAAGGGATTTAGTTCGTATTGATGCACCAACTCTTGATAGGTATCTTGAACTTTATGCAAATGATGACTCAATAACTTTAAGTGAACTTCAATATAAAGCAATAAATAAACTTTTTGAAATAGGCTATAAAAATGGCTTTTATGACTCCTTGATAAAAGTTGAAGACTTTATGATACCATCTGAATATAAAGAGATTAGGAATTCATAG
- the fliQ gene encoding flagellar biosynthesis protein FliQ, which yields MEAKLISLGVETFKMALMLALPGLLTGMFLGLAVSIFQATTQINEMTLSFIPKILGVVIVIILTMPWMLNSMTDYSTQVFNMIPTFVE from the coding sequence ATGGAAGCAAAACTAATATCACTAGGTGTTGAAACTTTTAAAATGGCTCTTATGCTGGCACTTCCAGGTCTTTTGACAGGTATGTTCCTCGGTTTAGCTGTTAGTATTTTTCAAGCAACGACACAGATTAATGAGATGACTTTGAGTTTTATCCCTAAGATTTTGGGCGTTGTAATAGTTATTATCTTAACTATGCCTTGGATGTTAAATTCAATGACAGACTATTCAACCCAAGTATTTAACATGATTCCTACATTTGTAGAGTGA
- a CDS encoding UDP-N-acetylmuramate dehydrogenase yields the protein MKTKKINFSKFSSIKIGESLDVALLENCTTPYQDYFIIGSCNNILVGTQPPPLMKLDKKYDYIKIENNTLKIGAATPSGKIASFCKKHNIANFEFVSHLPGTLGGLVFMNAGLKEFEIFNTLICISTCRGDFDKQEISFGYRYTNISSPILEATFSLVYGFDEKKIEMFKKMRSNQPSTPSAGSCFKNPHGDYAGRLIEDVELKGLVKGNMSFSQEHANFLVNDGGGTFDDAIFLIQEGQKRVYEKFGIWLECEICILDIRYMGKDSKLLNPYL from the coding sequence ATGAAAACAAAAAAGATAAACTTTTCCAAATTTTCTTCTATTAAAATTGGAGAATCTCTTGATGTAGCTCTTTTGGAAAATTGTACAACTCCATATCAAGACTATTTTATTATTGGTTCATGTAATAATATATTAGTCGGAACTCAGCCTCCACCTCTTATGAAGCTAGATAAAAAATATGACTATATTAAAATAGAAAATAACACTCTAAAAATCGGCGCCGCAACTCCCTCTGGGAAAATTGCCTCATTTTGTAAAAAACACAACATTGCAAACTTCGAGTTTGTTTCCCATCTCCCTGGGACGCTTGGCGGGCTTGTATTTATGAACGCTGGTCTTAAAGAGTTTGAGATATTTAATACTCTTATTTGTATATCTACATGTAGAGGTGATTTTGATAAACAAGAGATTAGTTTTGGGTACAGATATACAAACATAAGCAGCCCCATTTTGGAAGCAACTTTTTCTTTAGTTTATGGTTTCGATGAAAAAAAAATAGAGATGTTTAAAAAAATGCGTTCCAACCAACCATCAACTCCAAGTGCTGGAAGTTGTTTTAAGAACCCGCACGGCGATTATGCAGGGCGGCTTATAGAAGATGTTGAACTAAAAGGGCTGGTTAAAGGGAATATGAGTTTTAGTCAAGAACATGCAAATTTTTTAGTAAACGATGGTGGTGGAACTTTTGATGATGCAATATTTTTAATACAAGAGGGTCAAAAAAGGGTTTATGAAAAATTTGGAATTTGGCTAGAGTGTGAAATTTGTATTTTGGATATTAGATATATGGGCAAGGATTCAAAACTTTTGAATCCTTATTTATAA
- a CDS encoding iron-sulfur cluster assembly scaffold protein, translating to MAKADILGASLWDAYSNKVTTLMNNPQHQGEITEEEAESHGNKLIVADFGAESCGDAVRLYWEIDPKDDRIVNSKFKSFGCGTAIASSDVMTELCIGKTVQEAVKITNIDVEMALRDTPDVPAVPPQKMHCSVMAYDVIKKAAGLYMGVDSDSFESEIIVCECARVSLGTLQEVIKLNDLKTVEQITDYTKAGGFCKSCIKPGGHEAREYYLVDILKNTRREMDEEKMRAAADAGGKGNFEAMTLVQQIKAVDAVVDENVRQFLIMDGGNMEVIDIKKGDEYIDIYIRYLGACNGCASSSTGTLYAIESTLKEKLSKKIRVLPI from the coding sequence ATGGCAAAAGCTGATATATTGGGGGCATCTCTTTGGGATGCTTACTCTAATAAAGTTACAACATTAATGAATAACCCTCAACACCAGGGTGAGATTACTGAAGAAGAAGCAGAGTCTCATGGCAACAAACTTATTGTTGCAGATTTTGGTGCTGAAAGCTGTGGTGACGCTGTTCGTCTTTACTGGGAGATAGACCCAAAAGACGATAGAATCGTAAACTCAAAATTTAAAAGTTTTGGCTGTGGAACAGCTATCGCATCTTCTGATGTAATGACCGAATTATGTATTGGTAAAACAGTTCAAGAAGCTGTTAAAATTACAAACATAGACGTTGAGATGGCACTTCGTGATACTCCAGATGTTCCGGCAGTCCCACCTCAAAAAATGCACTGTTCTGTTATGGCTTATGATGTTATAAAAAAAGCGGCAGGACTTTATATGGGAGTTGATTCTGATAGTTTTGAGAGTGAAATTATCGTGTGTGAGTGTGCTCGTGTCAGTTTAGGTACACTTCAAGAGGTTATCAAGCTTAATGATTTAAAAACTGTTGAACAGATTACAGATTACACAAAAGCCGGCGGGTTTTGTAAGTCATGTATAAAACCGGGCGGTCATGAAGCAAGAGAGTACTACCTCGTAGATATCTTAAAAAATACGCGCCGTGAAATGGACGAAGAGAAGATGAGAGCTGCAGCTGACGCGGGCGGAAAAGGTAACTTTGAAGCCATGACTCTTGTTCAGCAAATAAAGGCAGTTGATGCTGTTGTAGATGAAAATGTTCGTCAATTTTTAATAATGGACGGCGGGAATATGGAAGTTATAGATATTAAAAAAGGTGATGAGTATATAGATATATATATTAGATATTTAGGTGCTTGTAACGGTTGTGCGTCATCATCAACAGGTACACTTTATGCGATTGAGTCAACACTAAAAGAAAAATTATCTAAAAAAATAAGAGTTTTACCAATATAA
- a CDS encoding NifS family cysteine desulfurase, translating into MQVYLDNNATTMVDPLVVEVMQPFFSELYGNPNSLHKFGTATHPAISKAIDQVYTALNASDSDDIVFTSCATESNNWVLQSIVTDLVRHGEKNHIVTTEVEHPSILSTCRFLEDQGVKVTYLPVNDQGIVEVSTVKSFITDKTALVSVMWASNETGMINPIKEIGEICKAKGVLFHTDAVQAVGKIPVDLQDVHVDFLSMSAHKFHGPKGIGALYIKNSQKLTPLLHGGEHMGGRRSGTLNVPFIVGMGKAIELATANIKETGAKIRAKRDRLEDAILELSDTFVVGDRENRTPNTILISIKGVEGEGMLWDLNNGQIGASTGSACASEDLEANTVMLAIGADNELAHTGIRLSLSRFTTDSEIDYTITHFKSAVLRLRAISSSFAKVQPTPGGEVQECELHHH; encoded by the coding sequence ATGCAAGTTTATTTAGATAACAATGCTACTACAATGGTTGACCCATTAGTTGTAGAGGTGATGCAACCATTTTTTAGCGAGCTTTATGGAAATCCTAACTCGCTTCATAAGTTTGGTACTGCAACACATCCAGCTATAAGTAAAGCAATAGATCAAGTTTACACTGCTTTAAATGCGTCAGATTCAGATGATATAGTGTTTACATCTTGTGCAACAGAATCAAATAACTGGGTTTTGCAGTCAATTGTTACAGACCTTGTTAGACACGGCGAAAAAAATCATATCGTGACAACAGAGGTGGAACACCCATCTATTCTTTCTACATGTAGATTTTTAGAAGACCAAGGTGTTAAGGTTACATACCTTCCTGTAAACGACCAAGGCATAGTTGAAGTTAGCACGGTTAAAAGCTTTATAACAGACAAAACAGCTTTAGTTTCTGTAATGTGGGCTTCGAATGAAACAGGAATGATTAACCCTATTAAAGAGATAGGAGAAATATGTAAAGCAAAAGGTGTTCTTTTTCATACAGATGCCGTACAAGCCGTAGGTAAGATACCTGTTGATTTGCAGGATGTACATGTAGATTTTTTAAGCATGTCTGCACATAAGTTCCATGGGCCAAAAGGTATTGGCGCATTGTATATCAAAAACTCTCAAAAGCTGACACCACTTTTACATGGAGGAGAGCATATGGGCGGGCGCCGTTCAGGTACGCTAAATGTCCCTTTTATTGTTGGTATGGGTAAAGCAATTGAGCTTGCTACAGCAAATATAAAAGAGACCGGTGCTAAAATTAGAGCAAAGAGAGATCGCTTAGAAGATGCTATCTTGGAACTTAGTGATACTTTTGTAGTCGGAGACCGTGAAAACAGAACGCCCAATACCATTCTTATATCTATAAAAGGTGTTGAAGGCGAGGGTATGCTTTGGGATTTAAACAATGGTCAAATTGGAGCTTCAACAGGTTCGGCATGTGCGAGTGAAGATTTAGAAGCAAATACTGTAATGTTGGCTATTGGTGCAGACAATGAACTTGCACATACAGGTATTCGTTTGAGCCTAAGCCGCTTTACAACTGATAGCGAAATTGATTATACTATCACACATTTTAAAAGTGCTGTTTTACGTTTAAGAGCTATATCAAGTTCTTTTGCAAAAGTACAGCCAACACCAGGCGGAGAAGTTCAAGAGTGTGAGCTTCACCACCACTAA
- a CDS encoding AraC family transcriptional regulator has translation MKYNIYQPSEDLQDIVNQYVVLNSNEDVQDLLFLPNGCNFIVFNRGIKTSTYSFGGGDIVKMPKNYYVTAKTNKVKKLVIDLDTEDYKDYFPIIFVELSPAGFYKLFNMDASVISNKYMEIKKETAESYFSELYKHKNISEELAYLNSSLLKLKNSHCYTSNNSIFCIDDVIDRIENYYNFEVKVENLLSEFGCSRSTMERQFKKIIGLTPKNFIFISKFCRTLLEYLENNYTFHELQYIYSDNSHMNAVFQKFLGIPPSEIFAKVARGELYIYQLNNLKKLKTT, from the coding sequence ATGAAATATAATATCTATCAACCATCTGAAGATTTACAAGATATAGTAAATCAATATGTGGTTCTTAATTCTAATGAGGATGTGCAAGACCTCTTGTTTTTGCCTAATGGATGTAATTTTATTGTATTTAACAGAGGCATTAAAACATCCACCTACTCTTTTGGCGGAGGCGATATTGTTAAAATGCCTAAAAACTACTATGTTACCGCTAAAACAAATAAAGTAAAAAAGCTTGTTATAGATTTGGATACTGAAGATTACAAAGATTATTTCCCAATTATATTTGTAGAGCTATCACCTGCTGGCTTTTACAAGCTTTTTAATATGGATGCTTCTGTTATAAGCAACAAATATATGGAGATTAAAAAAGAGACAGCAGAGAGTTATTTTTCAGAGCTATACAAACATAAAAATATTAGCGAAGAGCTTGCATATCTAAACAGTTCTCTTTTAAAGCTAAAGAACTCTCATTGCTATACCTCAAATAATTCCATATTTTGCATTGATGATGTGATTGACAGAATAGAGAATTATTATAACTTTGAAGTTAAGGTTGAGAACCTGCTTAGCGAATTTGGATGCAGTAGAAGTACTATGGAGAGACAGTTTAAAAAAATTATAGGGTTAACGCCCAAAAATTTTATTTTTATCTCAAAGTTTTGCAGAACTCTTCTTGAATATCTTGAAAATAATTATACTTTTCATGAGCTTCAATACATATATAGTGATAACTCACATATGAACGCTGTATTTCAAAAGTTTTTAGGGATACCACCAAGTGAAATATTTGCCAAAGTTGCAAGAGGAGAGTTGTATATTTATCAACTGAACAATTTAAAAAAGCTAAAAACTACATGA
- a CDS encoding 3-isopropylmalate dehydratase large subunit produces the protein MAQTITEKIFSQHVGREVFAGEIIRSNIDMVIGNDITTPISISAFNLSGAQKLANPDGFSLVLDHFIPAKDIASANQARISRDFAKKHNLKNFFDEKDMGIEHALLPEKGLVVPGDVIIGADSHTCTHGALGAFSTGMGSTDLAFAMITGGNWFKVPESIKVNLSGKPGLHTTGKDIILEIIRLIGVDGALYRTLEFTGSTIEHLTMDDRFSMCNMAIEAGAKSGIVAYDDVTKEFLSDKNLAREPRIHYSDEDANYVQILDIDVANLEPVIAYPFLPSNGHSITQAVSDKIKIDQAFIGSCTNGRLGDLKTAAEILKGKKVHPDVRLIVTPGTQKILKEAYRLGYMDIIIDAGGVVSNPTCGACLGGYMGILGDNEVAVSTTNRNFVGRMGSRSSKVYLANSAVAAISAITGYISDPR, from the coding sequence ATGGCTCAAACTATAACAGAAAAAATATTTTCACAACATGTTGGCAGAGAGGTTTTTGCCGGAGAAATTATCCGCTCAAACATCGACATGGTTATTGGTAACGATATTACAACACCTATCTCAATAAGTGCATTCAATCTAAGCGGTGCACAAAAACTTGCTAATCCAGATGGGTTTTCTCTTGTTCTTGACCACTTTATCCCGGCAAAGGATATTGCCTCAGCAAACCAAGCTAGAATTAGTCGCGACTTCGCAAAAAAGCACAATCTAAAAAACTTTTTTGATGAAAAAGATATGGGAATAGAGCATGCTCTTTTGCCAGAAAAAGGGCTTGTAGTCCCTGGTGATGTCATTATCGGCGCAGACTCACACACTTGTACTCATGGTGCACTTGGAGCATTCTCTACAGGTATGGGTTCAACTGATTTAGCATTTGCTATGATTACCGGCGGTAACTGGTTTAAAGTTCCTGAGTCTATAAAAGTAAATCTAAGCGGAAAACCGGGACTGCATACGACAGGTAAAGATATTATCTTAGAAATTATTCGCCTAATCGGTGTTGATGGAGCGCTGTACAGAACCCTAGAGTTTACCGGGAGCACGATTGAGCACCTAACAATGGATGATAGATTCAGCATGTGCAATATGGCAATCGAAGCTGGTGCCAAGAGTGGAATTGTCGCATATGACGATGTCACTAAAGAATTTTTATCTGACAAAAATCTAGCACGTGAACCTAGAATTCACTACTCTGATGAAGATGCAAATTATGTGCAAATACTGGATATAGATGTAGCAAACCTTGAGCCTGTTATCGCTTACCCTTTCTTGCCTTCAAATGGGCACTCTATAACTCAAGCAGTTAGCGATAAAATTAAAATTGACCAAGCTTTTATCGGAAGCTGTACAAATGGTCGTCTTGGTGATTTAAAAACAGCTGCTGAGATTTTAAAAGGCAAAAAAGTACATCCAGATGTTCGTCTAATAGTAACTCCAGGGACTCAAAAAATTCTAAAAGAGGCTTATAGACTTGGCTATATGGACATTATTATAGATGCTGGCGGTGTAGTTTCAAACCCTACATGTGGAGCTTGTCTTGGTGGATATATGGGAATACTTGGAGACAATGAGGTGGCTGTTTCAACAACCAACCGTAACTTTGTTGGCCGTATGGGTTCTCGCTCATCTAAAGTGTACTTGGCAAATTCTGCAGTTGCTGCAATATCAGCAATCACTGGTTATATTTCAGACCCAAGATAA
- a CDS encoding OmpA family protein encodes MKKLLLIPALMLASVSIAQDYKYEITPLVGYNIAEGNLDLENQTLVGAEIQYNSDSVLKPELSVLYTDADYESSNISTDIYRIAINGVHKYDSVGFMTPLTKIGVGYETIDTRLSDNRDSIFFDAGVGAKIPFTDSIALKLEAVYMLKNNSNRWDSNLAVLAGINFAFGPKAQETAPEPEPTPEPEPVIDGDDDKDGVLNSVDKCPKTPAGKPVNSDGCFIDGDDDKDGVLNSVDKCPKTPAGKPVNSDGCFIDGDNDKDGVLNSIDECPTTPAGKPVNSDGCFIDGDDDKDGVLNSIDECPTTPAGNIVNDSGCTKEVNLHINFENASYNVDAISKSNIEKFASFLKARPNYSAGIIGYTDSVGRESSNQKLSQKRADAVRGMIIDQGISSDRVTATGMGESNPIATNETAEGRAQNRRIEATLNKK; translated from the coding sequence ATGAAAAAACTATTATTAATACCTGCCCTTATGCTTGCTTCAGTTTCAATCGCACAAGATTATAAGTATGAGATTACTCCACTTGTAGGCTACAATATTGCTGAGGGCAACCTTGATTTAGAAAATCAAACTCTTGTCGGGGCTGAGATACAATACAATTCTGATTCAGTTCTAAAGCCGGAGCTTAGTGTTTTATATACCGATGCTGATTATGAAAGCTCCAACATAAGCACAGACATATACCGCATAGCTATCAATGGTGTTCATAAATATGACTCTGTTGGTTTTATGACTCCTTTAACAAAAATAGGTGTTGGTTACGAGACTATAGATACTCGTTTATCAGACAATAGAGACAGTATATTTTTTGACGCAGGTGTTGGTGCAAAAATTCCATTTACTGATTCTATCGCTTTAAAACTAGAAGCTGTATATATGTTAAAAAACAATAGCAACAGATGGGATAGCAACTTAGCTGTTTTAGCTGGTATAAACTTTGCATTTGGTCCAAAAGCTCAAGAAACAGCTCCTGAGCCAGAGCCTACGCCTGAGCCAGAGCCAGTGATTGATGGAGACGATGACAAAGATGGTGTTTTAAACTCTGTTGACAAATGTCCTAAGACTCCAGCAGGCAAACCTGTAAACTCTGATGGTTGTTTTATTGATGGAGACGATGACAAAGACGGTGTTCTAAACTCTGTTGACAAGTGTCCTAAGACTCCAGCAGGAAAACCTGTAAACTCTGATGGTTGTTTTATTGATGGAGATAATGACAAAGATGGCGTTTTAAACTCTATTGACGAATGTCCTACAACTCCAGCAGGAAAACCTGTAAACTCTGATGGTTGTTTTATTGATGGAGATGATGACAAAGATGGCGTTTTAAACTCTATTGACGAATGTCCTACAACTCCAGCCGGTAATATTGTAAACGATTCAGGTTGTACAAAAGAGGTAAACCTGCATATTAATTTTGAAAATGCGTCTTATAATGTTGATGCTATATCAAAAAGCAATATTGAAAAGTTTGCCAGCTTCTTAAAAGCTCGCCCTAATTACAGTGCTGGGATAATTGGATACACTGATAGCGTTGGTCGCGAGTCAAGCAATCAGAAACTGTCACAAAAAAGAGCTGATGCAGTAAGAGGCATGATTATAGATCAAGGCATATCGTCAGATAGAGTTACAGCAACCGGTATGGGTGAGTCTAACCCAATAGCTACGAATGAAACAGCAGAAGGTCGTGCTCAAAACAGAAGAATAGAAGCAACATTGAATAAAAAATAG
- the mobA gene encoding molybdenum cofactor guanylyltransferase MobA: MLNIPCVIFAGGRSSRMGEDKSLLPFGGFDTLTQFQLFRLNKIFKTVYISCKDKNKFDFNANFIEDVKSDKVFAPTTGFIAVFAKLHVEKFFAISVDAPFINKKEIEKIIEADTTTADATIAKTSFGIQPMCGVYHRCIEGKFIEMLKDNNHKLGFLLKSSNTTYVNFEDEKPFLNLNHPHEYTEALSLI; this comes from the coding sequence ATGCTTAATATACCCTGCGTAATTTTTGCTGGCGGAAGAAGTTCCAGAATGGGAGAGGATAAATCTCTTCTCCCGTTTGGAGGCTTTGACACCCTAACACAATTTCAACTCTTTCGCTTAAATAAAATTTTTAAAACCGTTTATATCTCATGTAAAGACAAGAATAAGTTTGATTTTAATGCAAACTTTATAGAAGATGTTAAAAGTGATAAAGTTTTCGCACCAACTACTGGTTTTATCGCTGTGTTTGCAAAGCTACATGTAGAGAAGTTTTTTGCCATAAGTGTAGATGCCCCTTTTATAAATAAAAAAGAGATTGAAAAAATAATAGAAGCAGACACAACAACCGCAGATGCCACTATTGCGAAAACTTCATTTGGGATACAACCAATGTGTGGAGTTTATCACCGTTGTATTGAGGGTAAATTTATTGAGATGCTAAAAGACAACAATCATAAATTGGGCTTTTTATTAAAATCTTCAAATACAACTTATGTAAATTTTGAAGATGAAAAACCGTTTTTAAATCTTAACCACCCTCATGAATACACGGAAGCGCTATCACTTATTTAA